GGCTTCGGCATATTCTTGTGGTTGTACAAGTGCTTTAAACTCGCTATCCCAGTCAAACTGCAACTGCGATGCGTAAGTACGAAGCTTGTCGTTAACTTTGCCGCCTAGTAATTGGTATACAGGTAAGCCGAGTGCTTTACCTTTAATATCCCAAAGTGCGGTATCAATTGCACTCATTGCAGCATAAACCACAGGGCCGCCACCTAAACCCCAAAAGCTTTCGCGCAACATACGCGACCATAACTTTTCAGTTTGAAAAGGGTCGTGGCCAATTAAAAATGCATCGGCCATTTCTTTTATCATTGCAGCGGCTGCGCTATGGCCTAAGTCGTAGGCAAGGCCCGCTTCGCCAACACCGCTAATACCTTCATCAGTATGAATACGAACAAACACAGGCGTCCATGCTGGGCGCTCAGGGCAATGAATATCAAATACTTCTACGCGATTTACTTTCATTAAAATTCCTTAATTAGCAAAACTGGGATCAAGTCGGTACGCTTTACGTAACATAGCAGGCCAAGCTAGCTGTCCACCTGTGCTACCACTGTGTACAACGTTAGCTTGGTTATAAATATTATCGATTATTGGCTGCGGTACAGGTATAGCTTCTTGCGAGCTGGCTTGAAGGGCTAATTGTATTTCGCAGGCGCGCTGTAAATCATAAAAACGCATAAATGCATCGCCTACGGTTGGCCCTACTGTTAGGCCACCGTGATTGACTAACAACATATGATTGGTGCTACCTAAATCATCTTGTAGTACTTTGCGCTCATCATCATTTACTGCAAGCCCTTCATAACCATGATACGAAAGTGATGGCAATGAAAACATAGAATACTGGCTCAGCGGCAATAAGCCATTTTTTTGAGTAGCAACTGCGATGGTTTCTTTGGTGTGTAAATGAATAACACAGTGTGCGTCTTCACGTACTTCATGAATTGCGCTGTGTATTGTAAAACCCGCAGGGTTAATGCTAAGAGGTGTGTCGTCAATTATATTACCGTTTAAATCAACCTTTACTAAGTTAGATGCAGTTACCTCATCAAAGGTTAAACCAAAGGCATTTACAAGATAGTGATCCGTGCCAGGCAAGCGCGCCGATAAGTGCGTGTAAATTAAATCTCCCCATCGAAAATGATCAACTAAGCGGTAACAAGCCGCTAAATCAACACGTAATTGCCACTCTTGCTCCGACACTTTATTTTTTAAATCGAGTTGGGGTAAATCAAACATAATAAGCCTTTTAAAATACGTACAACAACACAGGTACGAATAGATGTTTAGAAGTCTAAAGCAGTATTAATTTTATAGCAAACACAAACAAAACAGCCACACATGTGTGTGGCTGTATTAAGGTGACGTAATATCTTAATTAGATAAAAACGTACTATACACGCGGTATATTATTTTACTTTAGAAAGGTAATCAGCAATTGCTTCAAACTCTTCATCAGTCACTGAGGCTACCATAGCTTTCATTGCCATAGTCATGCCATTACTGCGTGCACCCGATTTAATATCTTTCATTTGCGCAACTAAATAGTCTTTGTTTTGACCATTAATTTTTGGGTATGCACCCATAATTGGCGCTTTACCTTCAGCACCGTGACATGTTTGACACATTTTTTGAGTATAAAGGGCTTCGCCATCAGCAGCTGCTGCATTAAACGAAAAACTTGCGGCTAAACTAATACCCGCGCCTACTATTAGTGTTTTCATCTTGCTCATTGTATTTACTCTTCTTTTTTGACGGTTAGAAAAATAGTCTATTGATTGTAGTAAACAATCTAATAAAAAGCATACGTATCAATTTACGTTAGGCGATCAAACACGACTACGTTTAGCTCACCATTACTTACTTTAGCAAATAATAATGAACAGCCACTTACCACACTAAATCATCTGGCACTTCAAAGTCGGCGTACGGGTCGTCTTCATCTTTTGGTTTGTTTTCTGGTTCAACATGAAAAACAATGTATTGCTCGTCCACTTCTGCCACTTTACGTGCCGGCTCGTCGTCAAGTACGTAAAACTGCCCTTCTAGCACACATATTGCTAAACGGCCGCCCGAAAGTGCCTTTTGGGTTTTTTCGTTTACGTCTATTCCTTTCACTTTATTATCGTAAGTAAAGTTAAAAGTACGCTCACCACGAATAGAGTCTTGGTTATGGTGCTCAAGTATTTGTTTAACGCGCGCCACTTGCTCACGTTGTTTTAATTCACTTTGGCGAGACTGATTAAGCTCTTCAGCCTTTTTTTGCTGCTCAAGTTTAGTTTGCTGTATGTGCTTTTGCAGATCGCTAGGGTTACTTGTAGCCCCTTTCTTTTGCTTTTTTTGTTGCTTACGCTTTTCTGATTTAGCAACTTTTGCTTTATGCGATGTTGTTAACCCTGCTTGCAGCAATTGGTCTTGTAATGAACCCATGGCTTTGTTCCACTAAAAACTTATATTAGGTTTATTTTAATCACCAACGAGTACAAATAACAGTGCTATTAGCATTAATCTAGCAAACGCGTAATTACAAACCCTGATTTAACGCAAACTAGAGTGTTTTAGCATATGAAATATATACTATTTTTAATATACTCTGTTTAACTTATCAGCATATATACTAAGCCTTGCAATGCGTTTGCCTCATCTACTTATTTGCTCCGTATTTATATTTTTTGTGCTATATGCGCCGCAGCCTTTACTTAGTTTATTTGCACGCGAGTTTAATGTATTGCCAGCCGTTGCTGGCAGTTTAATGACCGCTACTATGTTGCCTTTAGCAATTGCCCCTTTTTTATATGGGTTGTTTTTAGCTAAACGTAACCCGTTAAAAATACTGCGTATAGCAATGATTTTTTTAGGCCTAAGCTGCCTATTATTTACGCTTGCACCTAGCTTTAAGCTGTTACTTTTAGTGCGGTTTTTACAAGGCCTAACGCTGCCTGCTGCACTAACCGCCATGACCAGCTACATTGGCACCAGCTACAGTAACGATACGCTACAAAAAAATATGACCTTTTATATAGGCAGTACCATAGCAGGTGGTTACTTTGGCCGTGTTTTAGCCGCATTATTTAGCGATTTATGGCACTGGCAAAGTTTTTATTATGTTATTGCCTTTGCCCTTATTGGGCTTGCACTTAGTATTAAACCGCAAGGCTTTATAAAAGCTAAGCAACCTATGCTTTCTCCTTTAGGTTACATAAAACAGCTTAAAAATGGCTCGGTACTAAAATTATATGGCGCCGTATTTTGTATGTTTTTTTGTTTTGCAGCACTACTTAATTACCTTCCGTTTATTTTGCAAAACACGTTTTTAATTACCAACACTCGCGACATAGGCTTAGTGTACAGCGGTTACTTAATTGGTGCTTTAGCATCTGTTGCAACGCCTTGGCTTGCTAAAAAAGCTCCCTCGCCCTGGCATTTACTGGCCGCGGTATTTATTATTTATAACGTGAGTATTTTATTACTTATAAGCCACCAGCTAAGCGTTTTTTTAATCGCCTTTACGCTGTTTTGCGCCGCCATGTTTGTTATTCATTCAAGTGCAGCCCCCTTAGTTAATAAAATAAGCAAGGCCCCAGCAAGCGTGACTAATGGTGGTTATGTATCGTTTTATTACAGTGGCGGAGCGCTTGGCTCATTGTTACCGGGCGTGGTGTACCAACACTCAGGGCAAACAGCATTTATGCTGTGTTTACTGAGTGTGTGTATCGTGGGATTTTCTTTGGTTATGTGGGGTTATCTTGAAGGTAAAAATACAACCCGAGGCTGATGCCCTGTATGACTAAAAAAGGTGTTTAAATCGTTTTTAGTAAGCAGCCATGTTTGTGTGTTTTCAAATAGATGGCAATGAAAAAGCGCATTAAACCAAATATCTTGGTCAAGCCATAGCGTCACTTCATTTTGCTTATCGTTTGCTAAGGCCAGCATAGATACACAACCTGGCTGCACTTTTAAATATCGTGCTAGGCGCTCGTTTGATGCAAACCCTAATCGAGAAAGCCCCTGCTGCTTAGACAAGGTTTTTAAATCAAGCTGTTTATCGTGAGCGGTGATCACTAAAAAGTGCTTTTTACCTTCGTTATCACGTAAAAATAAGTTTTTAAGCCGCGTGCCAGGGCGCTTTACCATAAATGCATCGGCATCTAAACTCGTATGCAGCGCAGGATGCTCTATTACATCGTAACTAATTTCTAGTTGCGCTAATACTTGCGCAAGCTTTGCTTTATCGGCCAACATGCTACAAACAACGCCCTCTTAGCTGCACACTTAAATCACGCCATAACACTTCGCTAATTTCGTGCTTGTTTTCGCAGTAATTGTTTTCACTGAGCTCTTGATTTAAAAAACTAACCGCTTGGTCTTCTAACTGCAGTTTTAACACGCTTGAATCTTCAAAATGTTCTTGCTCAATGTAACGTTTTACATCGGAGCGACTAGGCCTATTTTTACCACCTCGTCCCTCACCGTTTAAATTAATATTACTGCGATGCTTAGCTTTAACCGACACCACATATGCAAATATTTTATTACCTTGCTCATCTAGGTTCTCATAAAATTGCTTGTTGTTTATTTCAAAGGGTGGCTCTTCGTTGCTAGCACAACCGGCAAGTAGCAAAGCAAGTACACAGATACTTTTTTTCATTGTTTTTGTCGTTTAGCGTGGTATTTGTCTCGAGTCTATCAAAAATAAACGATAACAGTTAAATATTGCTAAAAAATACTTGACCAATTTTATAAATATATTTAAAGTTCACCCCGCTTGGAACTCAGCAGCCAAGTAATTACAGTATTTGTAATTTAGGAATGTGGGGCTATAGCTCAGCTGGGAGAGCGCCTGCCTTGCACGCAGGAGGTCAGCAGTTCGATCCTGCTTAGCTCCACCACTTTCCTACTCTCCTCCATCATTGTTATGCCTCATTTTATTATTCTATTTTTAACTACTTAATCGCATTTATCATAGCTAATTTCTTGTTTGTTTAGTTTTTTTTGTCTATAAATTATGTCACTTGTACTAATAATACTTTTGGCTTAAAGAATGGATCATCCAAAACGCTCTACCTTAAAAAAGCTTGCTGCAATAGGTTTAACCGCGGGCGTTGTTACCCATGCGCCTTATGTATTTGCACGTAAAAAGGTCACACTGAGAGTATTGGGTACTCATGTAACCTTACAAGAAGCCATTCGAAAACAAGCTATGCTTGATTTAGGTATTAATATTGAATTCACACCTGCTGGCAGTGCCGCAGTTTTACAAAAAGCCTCTATGGACCCAAGCTCGTTTGACTTATATGAACAGTGGTCAAATAGCATAAATGTGCTGTGGAATGCAGGCTCAATCCAACCAATAGAAAAAAAGCGCCTCACTTACTTTAATGAAATAAACACACTTACCAAAACAGGGAAGCTAACCCCCGATGCAAATATCGGTGCAGGTGATGCACCATATAAGTTACTCAATGTACAAGATAATGGAACCTTAAGTGCAGATGAGAGTGACCTAATTAGCTTTTTACCCTATGTGCATAACGTTGACTCATTTGGATATAACACCGCCATGATAAAACCTGGTATTGCATACGAAACAGAAAGCTGGGGCTGGTTATTAGATAAAGAGCACGCAGGAAAAGTAGCGATTGTAAATGCGCCAACTATTGGGTTATTTGATTTAGCCTTAGCAGCACAGAGTAAAGGCCTAATAAAATTTAAAAACATTGGTGCAATGACACGCTCTGAGTTAGACCGCTTATTTAATATTTTATTAGATTACAAACGCCAAGGTCACTTTGCGGGTTATTGGAACTCAGTTCCTGAGTCTGTTGAGTTTATGAAAAGCCAGCGAGTACATATTGAAAGTATGTTTTCTCCGGCCGTAGCAGCACTTAACAGTCAAAACATAAACGTGCGTTTTGCAGCCCCAAAAGAAGGCTACCGCGGCTGGCACGGGGTTATGTGTTTATCGTCGCAAACAAAAAACAGCGTAAAAGATGCAGCCTACGATTACATGAACTGGTGGCTTTCAGGCTGGCCTGGCGCCTTTATTGCTCGCCAAGGCTATTACATTAGCAACCCTCAAAGATCTAAAGCACTCTTATCGCCCGAAGAGTGGGACTACTGGTACTTAGGTAAAAAAGCCGATGTAGACTTACTTAATACAAATAGAGAGGTCGCTGTAAAGGCCGGTGAACAGCGCAATGGCGGAAGCTATAATAAACGCTTTAGTAATGTAGCAGTGTGGAACAGTGTAATGCCTACTTATGATTACAGTTTACAAAAATGGTATGAGTTAATAAGCCGATAATGATAGTACGCTCAATAAAATCAAAGATAATAATCGCCTTATGCTTTTTAATAACCATATTAATTTTGCAAAGTTACTTATTTAATTATTCGCAAAAATCCCTTTTTAAATTACAAAGTGCGCAGCATAAGGCATTACTGCAAAGTGAAACCGTTACCCGCTTAGAAAATGATGTCATTTCACTTCAAAGCCAAGCCGTAGCCTATTTAGATCATGCAAATAGTCATACAGTAGATAAGTTTAATGTTCACCTAAATGCAGCTAAAATAAACTTAGAGCAATTAAGAAAAAACTTCCCGGATTATGATGAAGATTACCAAAATCAAATCACTCGCCTAGACGATTACGTTAAGAGTTACCAAGAAACATTTAATCAAGTAATTATTAATAGAACCAAGCGTGAACTGTTATATGAGAGCCAGTTTAAGCAGCCCATAAACAATCTAAAAGCGCAAATAAATAAGCTTGAAAAAACCAGTACACTAAAAAACCAAACCCTTTTTGTCGATACGTTGCTAACAATTAGTAATATTGAGCAAGCCACTGCCAGTTATTTGTACAAGCCAAATTATGATGAGGCACTTAATGTGCAAAATAATCTAGCACATTTAAATACACTGCTGAAAAATATTGATGAAAGTAGTATTAACTTGCTTAGTAATACAACTGAGCTCAAACAAGCCTACAGCCAATTGGTGCTTTTAACACGCAGCTATACCTACTCAGTTAACGTAGTTTTAACCGGAATTGAAAATGAGTTACTGTATTTAGCTAGTCAAATTAGAGGGATTGAAAAACAAAAGCTTACCAAAACAGAAAAGCAACTGAGTGAGCACTTAATAAGAAATACTGAGCTTGCGAATCTTTTTGCGGCTCTTATTACTATTATTATTATTTTGGTTACGTTTTTTATTTTTAACTCTGTTATTAAGCCTTTAACACAACTAACAACGTTACTTAAAGATATGAGCAGTGGAAAGCAGGTTAACCTAAGCGGTAACATGCACCACCAAAGTGAAATTAATTCTGTTATAACAGCTGCAAATGCACTCTACTTAAAAAACAAGCAAACAAATGAACTATTAGAAGAAACCCAAGCGCTTAATTCAAAAATGGAAACAATGAATAAAGAGCTGACTGTAGCTATTACACAAGCAAAAAATGCCAACCAAGCGAAAGGCGATTTTGTTGCTAATATGAGCCATGAGCTACGCACACCAATGAATGGCATTTTAGGAATGCTACAACTATTACAAAGCAGTGCCCTGCCCGCTAGGCAAAAGCACTATGCCGATAAAGCCTTTTCAAGTGCGCAAAATTTACTACAAATACTTAATAACGTGCTTGATTTTTCAAAGCTTGAGTCTGAAAAGGTTAAGCTTGAGTCCATCCCATTTACTTTACATACCGTTGTTTCTAACGTTAAAAATTTATTTTCGGTTAATGCTAAACAAAAAGGGTTACGCCTTAACTTTGTACTACATGTTGATGCGGGGCTTGAGCTTATTGGTGACCCTTTACACTTGAGCCAAATTATCAATAACTGTGTTGGCAATGCTATTAAGTTTACTGAGCACGGTGAAATCACCTTAAGTATTGAAGCCACAACACAAGATAAACAAAATATTCACTTACGCTTTGGAATAAAAGACACAGGTATAGGAATGACACAAGCGCAGTGCGCTTCTATATTTGATTCGTTCTACCAAGGAGATTCGAGTACAACACGTAAATACGGCGGTACTGGATTAGGTTTGACTATTTGTAAGCAACTTACAAAATTACTTGGTGGCGAAATACAAGTACGTACTACACCTAACCAAGGGAGTGAGTTTTACTTTACACTGCCGTTTAAAATGTCTAGCCAAGAGATATTAAAAAAGCATGCATTGTTGATTAGCCCCAATACAGATCAAATAAACTCCCTAACTACGTTATTGAGTAATGCTGATATAACCACTGAAATTACTCAAGAGCCGCTTCGTGCTATTGCAAAAATGTCTCAGCCCAGCAATCCCTTTAATATCGTAATTATGGCGTTGCCACATACAGAGTTAAAAGATAACTTTATTTTGCAGCAACTTTACCTACAGAAACAAAAAAACAAACATAAGCTACTACTCATTCTGCTAATTAACGATCAGGAGCATCCTCAAGCCGTCCCCGATAGCGAACACATTGATATTATCACTATCGGTAACACTCATACTGAGTCTCAGTTAATGCGCTTACTGCTACCCGACTCAACAAAACTTGATGCGGGTGAATCATACCCGCAATTTACTGGTTACACTGCACTGGCAGTAGATGATAACCCTGTTAACCAAGAAATAATCGAAGCATTATTAGCTAAATTAAATATGACGGTGGTATCTGCAAGTAATGGACAAGAAGCGCTTACTAAGATTGAAGAAACCGACGTAGATATTATTTTTATGGATATACAAATGCCCGTGATGGATGGCTTAGAGGCGACACGCACACTCCGCCAAAGAGGTTATACAACACCTATTATTGCGGTAACTGCTGCAGCATTTTCAAATGATAAAAAAGCAGCAATTAGAGCTGGCATGGATGATTACTTAGTTAAACCCTTATTGTTTGGATTACTTTGTGACACCATAGAAAAACATATAAAGAAAACCGATACGTTAAGTACATTAAATTTAGAAGCAGCAAAAGATAACCTTGAAGAAAATAGCGAGCTCATCAATCTAGTATTTACTAAATTTAATGATGACTATAGCCATTTCATGGAGGTTGCTGTCAAAAAGTTAAATGATAATGAATATACAAGCTTATCTAGAGCCATGCATAGTCTAAAAGGACTAGCAGGAACGCTAGGTTTAGAGTTACTTGAGCAAAGTGCTAAAAAGGCAGAGTTAGAGCTTACAAATAACGAATATACTGACCTTGATATTTTTAATGAACAACTTACCTTAGCACTTTATGCTGTTAGGCAATTTCTCATTACTAGCACCATAAAAGAAGACACAGCAACATTAAGCCCACCAGAAGATCAAACGACATTAATTGATGAAGTGTATTCTTTAGCTTTATCTGCTCGCCCAATTCCTAGCAAATTTATTAGAGAGATTGAGCTTAAGCAATTCCCTAATTCCCACCCATTATTCGAGTTAAAAGAAGCAATAGATAACTTTAACTACACTTTAGTGATTAAACTTATTGATAAATACAGAAATAACCTTAAAAACTAGACAATTATAGGAACTATAAACTAACGTTAAGGGGTATTTATTGAATAAGGATTTAGTGTGCATTCGATCTTTCTCGCTGACAACAATAAGCCTGTAGCGAATCAAAAGCAAAAACCATTGATTCTCATTGTTGATGATGAACCTAGTAATTTGCACGTATTAGTTGAGGGTCTACTTGCTGACTACGATGTGCGTATATCTACTAGCGGCGAACAAGCACTTGTGTTTGTTGAATCAACGCGTCCAGATTTAATCTTACTTGATATCATGATGCCCGGCATGGATGGGTATGAAGTATGTAAAATTTTAAAGGCCAAACAAAATACCAAAGGTATACCAATAATTTTTGTTACCGCACTTACTGAAGAGGAGTCTGAAGAAAAAGGCTTTGCAATGGGTGCTATTGATTACATTACTAAACCTTACAAACTAGCTTTAGTAAGAGCTCGCGTACGCACACATATTACCGCGCAAGGCATGCTTGATAGGCTTATCGAAAAAAACTTTGACCTACACGATAAACTCCTTGAAATAGAGGCATTAGCGACAGAGTTAAGTCAACGCGAAGAAGAACTTAAGCAGCTATCCTCTAAACAAAAATTATTTTATCAGGCCCTAACAAGCACCGCTGATGGCGTGGTTATTACTAATAGTGAAGGAAAAATAATTGCGGTTAATCCTTCATTTTGTCGCATTACAGGTTACTGCGAAGCAGAATCACTTGAAATGGACTTAAAAGATATTAAACAAAATAATCACCCTAGCATTAGCTTTGATAAAGTATGGCAACATGCGCATGAGGCTGGTTATTGGAGTGGTGAGCTAGTTACTAGAAGAAAAAATGGAGAGCTATACCCTGAGCTATTAACGCTTAGTATGGTAAAAAGTGAGCAAGATACCAACATAAATTATATTGGCGTATTTAGTGATATATCGAGCGTTAAAGTAACACAAGAACGCATAGACTATTTAACCTGGCATGATGAGCTCACTGAGCTACCAAACCGAAATGGTTTTTTAAAACAGTTAGAACAAAAGTTACAAGACTGTAGTAATGAAAAAACCTATGCCTATATTTATATTATCGATATAGATAGCTTTCACTCAATTAATGATGGATTAGGGCTCTTAGCTGGAGATAAAATTTTAAAGGAACTTGCAAAACGTATTCATGCTAACGTTGATAAAAAAGATATTATTGCACGTTTAGGCAGCGATGAATTTGCGGCCCTTTGTAGTGTAGATAAAGGTATTGGAAGAGCCCGAACACAATCAATTGCCGAAAATAAGGCACAAGAGCTATTAAAAGCTGTAAACCAACCTTTTAAAGTGGATGGGCAAGATGTAAGTCTGACCATCAGCATAGGTACTTATATTTTCCCGCGTGAAGATGTGTGGGAAAGTGCAATTGAGACTATACGTAATTGTGAGGCTGCTTGTTACAAAGCCAAAGAAAAAGGCGGTAACAGAGTTACATTTTTTGATACTTCATTTGGCGAGCAAGCAAAACGCCGATTTGAAATAGAACAAGATTTAAGAAAAGCGATTCCACAAAATGAGTTGTCGATTTATTTACAGTCGCAATTTGATAGTAGCCAAGCGCTTAAAGGTGCCGAAATTCTCCTACGATGGAACCACCCTCAAAAAGGCTTTATAAGCCCGTGTGAGTTTATTTCTATTGCTGAAGAGTCTGATGTAATATTTGAGTTAGACTGTTGGGTAACATCGAATGCGTTAAAGTTACTACTGGAATTAAAAAATACCCATCCAACATTAAATATATCAGTGAATATAAGCGGGCGTCATTTTCACGAACCTAGATTCTTAAACTTTATAAGCCAGCAACTAAAACAGGTAGATATTAACCCGCAGCAACTCACCATTGAGATTATTGAAGGCACATTACTTAATCACATGGAGGCCGCTATAGAAGCCGTTCACTACCTCAAAAGGCTTGGTGTGCGTGTCTCTATTGATGATTTTGGGACCGGTTACTCAAGCTTAACTTACCTAAAACAGTTACCTATTCATGAGTTGAAAATAGACCGCTCTTTTGTACTTGAAGCTCCTACAGATAATAACGATAAACTGATAATAGATATGATTGTTAGCCTAGGGAGGCTATTTCAGTTAGAAGTTGTAGCAGAGGGGGTGGAAAACCAATCACATTTCGATTTGTTGCAAGAATACCCAGAAGTTATCTTACAAGGTTATCACTTACATCGCCCTGAACCACTTGAGCAGTGGTTAGAAAAGCTTAATAACACATTTCAAAATGCATAATTACCGCCGATTTGATACCGGCGGTATGCGCTTGCTTAGCGTATGGTAATTATTTACGCACTTGGCCTTCGCCGTTAACTAAATATTTTTCGGTAGTTAATGACTCAAGCCCCATAGGGCCGTAAGCATGAAGCTTAGTCGTAGCAATACCAATTTCTGCACCTAAGCCAAGCTGAGAGCCATCTGAAAAACGCGATGATGCGTTGACCATAACAACAGATGCATCAACACTGCGTTGGAAAAGCTCCGCTGCAGTATCGTTTTTGGTACAAATAACTTCAGTGTGGTTTGAACCAAATTGTGCAATGTGTTCAACCGCAGCACTAAAGGTTGGCACTACGCGAATCGCGATTTCTAAATCTAGATATTCTTCACCAAACTGTTCATCAGTAAGTACCGTTGCATTATCAAAGTATTTAGCTGCTTGTGCATCTGCGTTAATTTTTACGCCTTCTTGACGAAGCACTACCGCACATAAATTTAAAAACTCATCTGCTACATCTTGGTGTACCACTAAACCTTCAAGTGCATTACATACACCTGTACGCTGTGTTTTACCATTGAGTAATAAGTTAATAGCTACTTCTAAGTCTGCGTCTTTATCAACATATAAATGGCACACACCTTTAAAGTGCTGAATAACAGGAATTGTGCTGTT
The sequence above is drawn from the Pseudoalteromonas espejiana DSM 9414 genome and encodes:
- a CDS encoding class II aldolase/adducin family protein, with translation MFDLPQLDLKNKVSEQEWQLRVDLAACYRLVDHFRWGDLIYTHLSARLPGTDHYLVNAFGLTFDEVTASNLVKVDLNGNIIDDTPLSINPAGFTIHSAIHEVREDAHCVIHLHTKETIAVATQKNGLLPLSQYSMFSLPSLSYHGYEGLAVNDDERKVLQDDLGSTNHMLLVNHGGLTVGPTVGDAFMRFYDLQRACEIQLALQASSQEAIPVPQPIIDNIYNQANVVHSGSTGGQLAWPAMLRKAYRLDPSFAN
- a CDS encoding c-type cytochrome, producing MSKMKTLIVGAGISLAASFSFNAAAADGEALYTQKMCQTCHGAEGKAPIMGAYPKINGQNKDYLVAQMKDIKSGARSNGMTMAMKAMVASVTDEEFEAIADYLSKVK
- a CDS encoding DUF2058 domain-containing protein is translated as MGSLQDQLLQAGLTTSHKAKVAKSEKRKQQKKQKKGATSNPSDLQKHIQQTKLEQQKKAEELNQSRQSELKQREQVARVKQILEHHNQDSIRGERTFNFTYDNKVKGIDVNEKTQKALSGGRLAICVLEGQFYVLDDEPARKVAEVDEQYIVFHVEPENKPKDEDDPYADFEVPDDLVW
- a CDS encoding MFS transporter, whose product is MRLPHLLICSVFIFFVLYAPQPLLSLFAREFNVLPAVAGSLMTATMLPLAIAPFLYGLFLAKRNPLKILRIAMIFLGLSCLLFTLAPSFKLLLLVRFLQGLTLPAALTAMTSYIGTSYSNDTLQKNMTFYIGSTIAGGYFGRVLAALFSDLWHWQSFYYVIAFALIGLALSIKPQGFIKAKQPMLSPLGYIKQLKNGSVLKLYGAVFCMFFCFAALLNYLPFILQNTFLITNTRDIGLVYSGYLIGALASVATPWLAKKAPSPWHLLAAVFIIYNVSILLLISHQLSVFLIAFTLFCAAMFVIHSSAAPLVNKISKAPASVTNGGYVSFYYSGGALGSLLPGVVYQHSGQTAFMLCLLSVCIVGFSLVMWGYLEGKNTTRG
- a CDS encoding prolyl-tRNA synthetase associated domain-containing protein — translated: MLADKAKLAQVLAQLEISYDVIEHPALHTSLDADAFMVKRPGTRLKNLFLRDNEGKKHFLVITAHDKQLDLKTLSKQQGLSRLGFASNERLARYLKVQPGCVSMLALANDKQNEVTLWLDQDIWFNALFHCHLFENTQTWLLTKNDLNTFFSHTGHQPRVVFLPSR
- a CDS encoding ABC transporter substrate-binding protein translates to MDHPKRSTLKKLAAIGLTAGVVTHAPYVFARKKVTLRVLGTHVTLQEAIRKQAMLDLGINIEFTPAGSAAVLQKASMDPSSFDLYEQWSNSINVLWNAGSIQPIEKKRLTYFNEINTLTKTGKLTPDANIGAGDAPYKLLNVQDNGTLSADESDLISFLPYVHNVDSFGYNTAMIKPGIAYETESWGWLLDKEHAGKVAIVNAPTIGLFDLALAAQSKGLIKFKNIGAMTRSELDRLFNILLDYKRQGHFAGYWNSVPESVEFMKSQRVHIESMFSPAVAALNSQNINVRFAAPKEGYRGWHGVMCLSSQTKNSVKDAAYDYMNWWLSGWPGAFIARQGYYISNPQRSKALLSPEEWDYWYLGKKADVDLLNTNREVAVKAGEQRNGGSYNKRFSNVAVWNSVMPTYDYSLQKWYELISR
- a CDS encoding hybrid sensor histidine kinase/response regulator; translated protein: MQSYLFNYSQKSLFKLQSAQHKALLQSETVTRLENDVISLQSQAVAYLDHANSHTVDKFNVHLNAAKINLEQLRKNFPDYDEDYQNQITRLDDYVKSYQETFNQVIINRTKRELLYESQFKQPINNLKAQINKLEKTSTLKNQTLFVDTLLTISNIEQATASYLYKPNYDEALNVQNNLAHLNTLLKNIDESSINLLSNTTELKQAYSQLVLLTRSYTYSVNVVLTGIENELLYLASQIRGIEKQKLTKTEKQLSEHLIRNTELANLFAALITIIIILVTFFIFNSVIKPLTQLTTLLKDMSSGKQVNLSGNMHHQSEINSVITAANALYLKNKQTNELLEETQALNSKMETMNKELTVAITQAKNANQAKGDFVANMSHELRTPMNGILGMLQLLQSSALPARQKHYADKAFSSAQNLLQILNNVLDFSKLESEKVKLESIPFTLHTVVSNVKNLFSVNAKQKGLRLNFVLHVDAGLELIGDPLHLSQIINNCVGNAIKFTEHGEITLSIEATTQDKQNIHLRFGIKDTGIGMTQAQCASIFDSFYQGDSSTTRKYGGTGLGLTICKQLTKLLGGEIQVRTTPNQGSEFYFTLPFKMSSQEILKKHALLISPNTDQINSLTTLLSNADITTEITQEPLRAIAKMSQPSNPFNIVIMALPHTELKDNFILQQLYLQKQKNKHKLLLILLINDQEHPQAVPDSEHIDIITIGNTHTESQLMRLLLPDSTKLDAGESYPQFTGYTALAVDDNPVNQEIIEALLAKLNMTVVSASNGQEALTKIEETDVDIIFMDIQMPVMDGLEATRTLRQRGYTTPIIAVTAAAFSNDKKAAIRAGMDDYLVKPLLFGLLCDTIEKHIKKTDTLSTLNLEAAKDNLEENSELINLVFTKFNDDYSHFMEVAVKKLNDNEYTSLSRAMHSLKGLAGTLGLELLEQSAKKAELELTNNEYTDLDIFNEQLTLALYAVRQFLITSTIKEDTATLSPPEDQTTLIDEVYSLALSARPIPSKFIREIELKQFPNSHPLFELKEAIDNFNYTLVIKLIDKYRNNLKN